One genomic segment of Brassica napus cultivar Da-Ae chromosome A3, Da-Ae, whole genome shotgun sequence includes these proteins:
- the BNAA03G42590D gene encoding uncharacterized protein BNAA03G42590D yields MSSMARDQNEQIVIQSSIALLQERFRQLQRARELRAERELLNPKPNHQDTNILQYYSEPASFGFFQFLPLKCQTTSSQKLLSLSLCPHSTSDPIEKPSLCHQWPNKEDKVVGVDRYDDVDTSLRL; encoded by the coding sequence ATGAGTTCAATGGCAAGAGACCAAAATGAACAAATAGTAATCCAGTCTTCTATCGCCTTGCTTCAAGAAAGATTCAGACAACTTCAGAGAGCGCGAGAGTTAAGAGCTGAGCGAGAACTccttaaccctaaacctaatCACCAAGACACCAACATCTTACAATACTACAGCGAACCCGCGAGTTTTGGTTTCTTCCAGTTTCTACCTCTAAAGTGTCAAACAACCTCGTCGCAGAAGCTCCTCTCCCTCTCCTTATGCCCTCACTCCACCTCTGATCCCATTGAAAAGCCTAGCCTTTGTCATCAGTGGCCGAATAAAGAAGACAAGGTGGTTGGGGTTGATCGATACGACGACGTTGATACGTCTCTCCGTCTCTGA